One Triticum dicoccoides isolate Atlit2015 ecotype Zavitan chromosome 3B, WEW_v2.0, whole genome shotgun sequence genomic window, GCGCGGGTGTCGGGCAGGATCGCAGGCGCTGTACACGCAGGGATCATCAACGCGAGGCCACGCCCAGATGCACACAGCGACTCTGAGATAATGAGGTGCATCCCAGGAGCAGCACAGCCAACGCCTTAGCCGCGCGTTCCACCGAGCTAGTTGACCGGGCACACGCAACATCTTCAGTTGGATCGATCCGTTCTCGGCTAGTGACCATGGAGCATGTTCAGGGACACTGCGACTCCTGCGCATATGTGCAGATCGGCTACCACGCCGGTCATGAAGCCAGCTTCTTCCCACGCGCGTACACGAGAGCAGCACCGATCTTCTAAAAGAGCCGGTTTCTCCAACAACCTTGATCCAAATCACGGGAGTTATTCAatctcctgcatcagcacctgagtTGGCTTCTGCCACGCACCATCCATGCATGTGCGCTACTCGTGCGACTCCACCACGAGCGGTTCAAGCCGACTACACCGAGTCACGCGACTCATCATCTGCACGCCGTAGGGACCACGGGAGGGCAAAGTTCTGTACGCGGACATCGCCGACCCGGCCTGCAACTGCATCGACATCTGCATCGAGCGATATTCGCCGACCCGACTGCAACTGCGTCGACATCTGCACCGAGCGATCTTCACCGACCCCTCCTACATCAACAAGCTGTACGACTATGATCAGGCTACAAGCCAACATACTTCATCTTCGACAGCAAGGCATCAACAGACGTCGCGAGCGAGGGACGCCTTCAAGCGACACACTACTTCACGCCTGCTGTTTGTTCACGGACAGATCATCGTCAAGGTCTTCATCAATGTGGTCTTCACCAACATCATCATCAATACACCGTCGCCGCCTCGTCCATAAGATGGACAACTAGCGTCCTCTGACAGTTTTTTCTGCAAGACGCGACCTCGACGACGGCAATGACTGCGTCATTACGACGGCATCGACTGAGTCATCCATGAAGGCAAGACTGCATTGACACGGCGTAACTATAATGACGAACCCTACATGGCCACACGGTTCTGAcaaaaccgatgtgtgctcgatgggcttcctccggtcttggcaaaatcgatggactcatcgccgacggcaccctctgacatccgcaaggtgcatcgtccacgtctgcagcttcgtcatagcgcatttttttgcgcctccggctttgtgcggcttcatcGTCCACGACGACCACATCATCGACCacgactacctcgaccacggctacatcacCATGATCGGCTACCTCGACATTAATGGCTACGTCTGCAGCAACTCATCGGCAACAATTCCAGTCAACAGCGTCCGCCTCGTCACTTGCGTCCACGATACTCCCGTTGTGAAtgcgggagggaatagaggagaagacaggGAAGACACCGCCCTAGGTGACCCATGACCCATCAGAGACGCAGTTGATAATGGCGCAACGGAGAAGACAACGAAAGCACAAGACTTCAAATTCAGTCGTAAtcgtccgcttcactcccgctacgactTAGGGGGAACGTTGGAAGTATATTTACGTTTGAGATAGAGATAAAAGATAGAGATAGGATAGGTTTGAACCATGTGTAACTTGTCCTCTACTCCAAGTCTTTCTTCCTCCATTGTACCTCTATATATACCCTATACATGGGTCAGATCAAACAACAGCATACACAACACAATATTCATCCATCCTATATTTTTCAACAGTGTGATGCTAATATAGCTAGTCCCGGAGATGTTTCCAATGAGATTCACCATCTAGCTCTTCCACTTTTACCTCAGGTTCTTCCAGGGCCAATTAAAGAAAATGAAACAGTAAAGGAGTTTGGATCTGAAGTGCCAGTTTGTAAGCCTATGTCTTCAAATCCATAATATTGAAGAACAGAAGGGTACTCACCTTGTTTCCTTGGCATCTGGTGATAATAGAGAAGAACAATCATGTCCATCTCCAGCGACAGTGTCAGGTTGCTCAGAAAATCAGACGCCGGATAGCGCAGTTAAAAAAGAGCCAAGCAATGTGTTAGGGTACTATAATGGCATCACGTTGCCTCACCCTCACGGACCTGCTTTGGTGTTTCCCTGGAGTCCTGGATGGAACAGTATTGCTGTGATGGCAGCTGCTCAGTGCTCAACAGAGTCCATTCAAGGGTTGGGTCTGCCACCGTGGGCGCCTCCATTGATGATGGCAGCTCCAGGAATTTGCACACCTGTTGTTCCCTTTCCTATGATGCCACCACCACTTTGGAGCTGCATTCCTGGTTGGCCTAATGGACTTTGGAGTTCACCATGTCCTGGAAGTAATGGCCCTCCAAACAAAATCACATGCTCAGAGGACAATTCTCCTACACTTGGAAAGCATTCAAGAGAAGCAGACCTGCAAGAAGAGAATAGGGAAAACAACGTACAGGTCCCTAAAACTCTTAAGAATTGATGACCCAGCTAAGGCCACAAAGAGTTCGGTCCGGGATACTCTAGGCATCAAACCTGATGAGAAAGGCATGGACAAGACACCAGACTCTACACAGGCTCTGCAGGCCAATCCAGCGGCCTTTTCGCGCTCTCAGTCATTTCAGGAGAGGACTTGAGAAGCTTGATCTTTTGTTTCTAACCAATGCCATCAGCCACCAATGAGTGTTGTCCAAAGGAAGGGGGATATGCCCAGTATGGTCAGTGTTTTTTGCAGGGCATCGTCTTGAGTTTATATGTTCCTAGACTGCAAGCACTCCTACAGCCAACTCAAATCAATTAAAGATCTACCGAGTGCTCAACTTTTTGTTCAGCCATTGTGTAGGTTGGTCAGATGGTTCTGCTTCTTCAGGGAGTATATTTATGTAAAACATGCAGCGAGTTTTCTAAGCACTGGTCAAGTTTGGAAAGTGGCATGGTGCATCGAAATGGTCAGCCAAACATAGAGAACTATGGCCTGCTGGAATACAGAGCGTGCTCCATCTGCAAGCATGAGACCTATAGCCCTTACATTGATGGAGCCAAAATGTTAATTATGATGTTCTCTTCCGTTTTAGGAGGATTGATGCTCTGATGTGCGTATGTAGCTAACATGTTCTCAAGTTTATGAAATGATTGTTATGCCAACCTTCTCCAAATGCTTAATTCCGGAACCGAAATGGAACCAACTCTGTTTGATGTAGACAAATCTGAATATAGTATGTGATGTGAACCATGGGTGCTCATATGCCCATTGTATGCTCAACATGTCTAAGTGAGTTTATAAAAAAAGGGTTAGACCAGTACGAGCAACAATGGCACTAAACATATGAGCAACAATACATATTTCAGATAGAAGAATTAGTGATAATATACATCGCAGTGTTCACCCATTCACCTTATGACTCATGGTGGACACCACACACCAGGGCACAAATTCTTGGCCGTCAACAATTTCTATTTCCTTTTCAGTAAATGCTAGAtagaatacatacatacatacacacaccCTGGAGGCTAAATCTATTGCCATTAACAAATGAATGGCCCGTATACACACTGAAAGGGCGGAAACGGACAAAAGAAACAGAATATAAGAAAGAATAGTAACACTATGCAATTCCCCTGCAAGGGTCATGAAAACGTTCGCATTGGAATTTCCGAACGATTCACCTGATTTAAAGCCTCAAACTTCTCTATTTCTCGGCCGATTTGAATATCACTGGGAACAAAATGCTCCGTGAAAGCCTTGATTGCAAAATGTGGGACCATTGCTGTGACAACAATGATAAGCAGCAGTAACCAAAACAAGCCTTGCCCCATTATGTGATAGATGGCCCTGAAATTAGTGTTTGGTGTCAGTTGGTTGCATCTATTATAGATAATCATAAACAAGAGCAACAGGTTTGCACTTATCAGAAATCCTACTCAAGAAAACATGGGCAAATAGCTCATTTTACTTGTAAGAAGACCAGAGATGCTTGCAAAGAAAAAGACAGCGTTTAATCTATGTATTCTAAAAGAATTATAGTGCAAAGGAAATAAACAAAATGTTATGCTGGAATGAAACAAAAGAGCAAGGGCCATGCGCACGGGTGAGATGCTGCCTGTTGATTTATTATCACAAGGGACATCTCGAATCAAGGTTTATTTCGTTTCTTCGGAGAACTCATCCCTTATAATACAAACACATGTTGCAGGAAACTTGCTATTGTATATGTCCGATGGAGAAAACAGTCAGAATACCTTTAAAGGTTTTAAAGACTACTGCATCTTTTTTGTCAACTTCACAGCTATTGCACGGAATACAAAAATAATGGCATCAGTAATAAGATGAGAGAGGTGAAGCACTTACCCATAACCAGGAAGAACCCATATCGAATCTATCACAAAGAGACAAATCACTGTTGCTGCTATCGTCCCCCATACGAACGCATGTATAATCCAATTCCACCGAATGATGTCCATGGCCAATTGCATATTTACAACGATGACTGATGCAAGTGCCCACAAATCTCCAAGACTAGACATGCCTATAGTACTTTGTCGATATGCAAAATACGGTATGTAGAACACAACCAAACTCTGCCAAAGTGCTTCAAGCATATTGAGGACAAACAAATTCAAATTATACTTCTCATTCCGTTGGCCAGATCCATAAAGCTTTGGGTAAGCTAGCAGTGTTGACTTGCTAAGATCCTTGTCAAGAATACCAACAACAATTGTTGGAAGGGATGTATAAAGCACAGTATACAGGAGACTACTCCATTCGGTGATAGCAGTCGTCAAAGTGAATGATGTATAAAGCACATACCTGCGATCACATCATAAGCATTATTTTGGGGGGGCTATATTTTTTTACTATCCACgcaaaaaataggaaaaataaagagGTGCTCCATAAAATAGTTTTTGAATAATTCAACCAACTAAACAAAAAATTATGGTCATAATTTCTGACCATAAAATTATTATCATATCACCGCAAAAAAATATATGGTCGTAAATTTATAATGCCAGGGTACACATCTTATATGTAACACTAGAAAATTATAGGTCTCCACATTTTCCAGATTAGATTAATGATATGGATGATTTCAATAGCCGCCAAGTTGTTTTCTGACCAAAACTAGTAGTAACATTTTCCCAAGTAATGAAGTATTTATCCCATCTAAAAAAACCTTACCAGAAAAGAACCAAGACAAATGTGGCATTCTTGTAGAAGTTGTAAAGGATCATGTAACCCATCCTTTGATAATTCCAGTGACCATGAACTAATAGAAGAGGAACCAAGAATCTGAATTGTCCCATAGAAAAATCTGATGCCATAAcagcttgtcctccttcttggccACTGATACCAACCCCAACATCAGCCATTTGAATCATTGAAACATCATTTGCTCCTGAATGTCACAGGTTAAGTAAACAGTATTATTAATGCACACGTTGTCTCCTAAATAAAAATGTAACATAATAGATGAAGCAGGAGGGTATACCATCACCAATTGCTAAGGTCATATCATCTGTCCTGTTTTTGATAAGTGCAACTATGCCTGCCTTTTGTAGAGGAGCCACTCGACAACATAAGACAACACTACATTCTGTTGCTACTTTGAAAAGCTATCACAACAAAATAAGACAGACCATGTGTCAGTTATGGCATCTTTATAAGATGATCTTATCACTGATAAGGACAAAAGAAAATTAGTACAGCATTGATAGAATTACATACGGACGAGTACTACCTCTTCTTGCAACTCTGTATCAAGTATGTAAACAAGGCTGTTACCGTCCACAATCAAAGCAAGAACTGTACCAGAAGATTCTGATGCTAACACTGGATACGGTGAGCCAATTGACGAAGCAACTCTGTGCTCCTTAGTTCTTGCAAGTGCTTCCTCGAGACTTTTCTTGCAAGACTCCTTAGAATTGTTATTTATCACAATTTGTCTCATGTCATTCGTCAGCAGCTTACAAGAGTAGCCAATAGAAATTGCTGTCTCCTGCTTATCCCCTGTTAAAATCCAAACTTTCATGCCTGCTTGCCGAAGAGATTCTATTGCTTCTGGTACCCCATCTTGAAGCTTATCTTCAATCCCAGAGGCCCCCAATATGTGGATATTGCACTCTACATTGGCTGCAATTGATCGGAGTAAATTTCCCCTGCCAAGTACTGCTGTGCTAGCCTTCTCATATGCCAACTGCCACTCCTCAAATTTAGGTTGACTCAATTCACGCATACCAACAACAAGAGTTCTTAGGCCAAGTGATGAATATTTGTGGAGATGTGCCTCTGTAGCACGAACATTGTCCAGCTCTAATGATTTGTTGATAATTCCAAACATTGAACTGTCTGCACCTTTGACATATAACTTAACAGTCTTATCAGGGCAGCTGACAATGACAGACATCCTCTTACGATCACTATCAAACTCATGAAGTCCTAATATATCAAATCTGCACATTACATACCGGCAGGATACATCAGAAATGTAAGCCAAGCATGCTAATGATCTATTGAATCAAAACTGGCACGTAAAGGATATGAGATAGTAGATTAGTACTGGCACGTACGCCAAGCGACAATTAATAAACCagcaacaattaatatggatcagagggagtattaaATTTGGGTCAAGTGTGAAATGAATCGCACCACATGTTGcaaaatatattactccctccatatcACAAATACATTTCATTTTGAATACTGAACTGGTCTTCGAGATTTACCTTTGACCGCTAATTATGGAAAATCATTGCATCATATGAATATACTTTCGAGACAAATCCGAACATATGATTTACAAGTTCTCAATCTAAATATTTGGAATGTAGTCCATGTTTTAAAGTTTGACTTAAGACATGTCCAAAATGACTTTTTTTTTAACCGGGCATAACCCCTTTCCATTAAGCAAATAACGGAAATACAGCAGTTCCAAGTCCAGAagcagagggaaaggggagagcgaGTTCAGCATCACCGGGGAACCCACTGCAGAATGCTTGACATCGAAACACCTACTATGGGACAAAGCCCCGACGAATACAATTTGACACGCCGAATTGGTAATGGAGATAACTCCTAAAATAGATGTCAACTTGACGTGTACAGTTCCACTTGACAACTGACTCACACAGAAGAATGAAAAACAGCAAAATTGTATGGACTGTATAATTTAAATAATTTTCTAAATTGACAAACGAATTTCCTACCACTGTTCAAATTTGGAAGTTCCTCCCAGCCAAACAGTTGAAGGGCAGGCCAGGCACAGTAGTAGAGTCTCTCCACTTGTGGCCTAGAGGTCCTGGGTTTGAATCAGCCTCCTTGCAGAATTATTATGCACGGGTAAGGCTGTCTAGAAATTCCCTTCCctagaccccaccttgtgtgggagctttcaGCACTGGGTGTGGCACAAGCCCTAATGTCACGTTAATAACCTTAGGTTCTTTTTGGGTCAGAAATGACATCAGTAACATTACAAAGCAAAAGACATAAAAACATTTGTGCTAGCCGTAATCAGATGCTTGATGCTACCAACTACCAGCTGCCCCAGACTGTAGGAGACTACACAGGCAGTATGTCTGCTTATAGTTTTCTAGAGATGAAGAGATCACGGATCATAGTGTCCCTCCACTCCTAGTCACATGATAACTTTTGATATCACAAAATTTTGCATTTCAGTTAGATAGCCGGTACTAAATTCTAACGAAAACACACTCATGAATTATTGCCAAATACAATGGTCACAAAGCGAAAGTTGAGAGATATCTTACCTCTGTCTGTCACCAAGGACATCGATCACTACGTAACCAGATGTTCGCTCAACAAGCACAATGCCATAAGATGCTGCAGCATAAGCTAGTGCCTGCTCATCAGGGGACTCACCCTGATAATCAATCAACTTTTGTTTAGGATCTCTAGTGTCCAGGACAAGTGGCACAATTGTATTGCAGGCAGCAAGAGCAAGGAAGAATTCAAGGACAAGCTTTGCTTCCTCATTTGAGCTGTCATTGTTCAATAACTTCAAAAGCTGAGGGTCAGTCCTAACTGCCATTTTTGGTGTCCAAAGAAGATCATCAACTGACCAAAACCAGCAAATAAGAGGTCTTATTAGGAAACAGCAACATCAAACAAGTAATATAAATTAAAGTCATCGTACCTACAACTGAGGACCCGCATGCAGGTTTGCCAGAACTGTAATCAACTCCGTGAATGGATGCACACATGAACTCCATCTTGTTCTCTGTCAGCGTCCCTGTCTTATCAGAGAAAACATACTTAATCTGCCCCAAATCCTCATTTATATTCAGAGCCCTGCACTGGAACCTGGACCTTGACGATTCGTCATACAAGTCATTGTCGGCGCCCATGAAATATGCTTGCCCAAGTCGTACCAACTCCATTGATATATACAATGAGATAGGAATAATGACCTGATACACTATGACGGCCATGAGGAATGTAACGAATATCTGCATTCCGATTCCATAGTAATTGTAGTTCTTCCCGGTTGTGTAATCCTTTTCTCTAAAGAACTGGGTGAACTCAAGCTCCCGCTGGTGGTTCAGCAGCCAAATCCCTGCGAGCACAGATGCAGTTATGCACATCCCAATGAGCATAATGGACAATATGACTGTCTCCCGATTCAACTGCGTCTCCAAGAGGCTACGCTTGGATGGCGGCCCAGAGTTGTTGAGCATGACCTTAGTCTCCTTTCCGGCATAAACCACGACCCCTATTGCCCATGTGGTATTCTTGAGCTCAC contains:
- the LOC119275867 gene encoding phospholipid-transporting ATPase 1-like translates to MTSERPLIDAASPHPPAAASQLPPSQPEPPVRADHLGFSVEVPDPFRPSRRDQPDPSASERELHEGGEYRDVAVGEPSPEFAGNAVRTAKYSALTFLPRNLFEQFRRLSYVYFLAITVLNQLPQVAVFGRGASVLPLAFVLFVTAVKDAYEDIRRHRSDRRENNRLAAVLAPQTAGEYLPKKWKHIRVGDVVRVASNETLPADMVLLATSDPTGLAHVQTVNLDGETNLKTRYAKQETQLRFSHDGHVAGMLHCERPNRNIYGFQANLEIDGKRVSLGPSNIVLRGCELKNTTWAIGVVVYAGKETKVMLNNSGPPSKRSLLETQLNRETVILSIMLIGMCITASVLAGIWLLNHQRELEFTQFFREKDYTTGKNYNYYGIGMQIFVTFLMAVIVYQVIIPISLYISMELVRLGQAYFMGADNDLYDESSRSRFQCRALNINEDLGQIKYVFSDKTGTLTENKMEFMCASIHGVDYSSGKPACGSSVVVDDLLWTPKMAVRTDPQLLKLLNNDSSNEEAKLVLEFFLALAACNTIVPLVLDTRDPKQKLIDYQGESPDEQALAYAAASYGIVLVERTSGYVVIDVLGDRQRFDILGLHEFDSDRKRMSVIVSCPDKTVKLYVKGADSSMFGIINKSLELDNVRATEAHLHKYSSLGLRTLVVGMRELSQPKFEEWQLAYEKASTAVLGRGNLLRSIAANVECNIHILGASGIEDKLQDGVPEAIESLRQAGMKVWILTGDKQETAISIGYSCKLLTNDMRQIVINNNSKESCKKSLEEALARTKEHRVASSIGSPYPVLASESSGTVLALIVDGNSLVYILDTELQEELFKVATECSVVLCCRVAPLQKAGIVALIKNRTDDMTLAIGDGANDVSMIQMADVGVGISGQEGGQAVMASDFSMGQFRFLVPLLLVHGHWNYQRMGYMILYNFYKNATFVLVLFWYVLYTSFTLTTAITEWSSLLYTVLYTSLPTIVVGILDKDLSKSTLLAYPKLYGSGQRNEKYNLNLFVLNMLEALWQSLVVFYIPYFAYRQSTIGMSSLGDLWALASVIVVNMQLAMDIIRWNWIIHAFVWGTIAATVICLFVIDSIWVLPGYGAIYHIMGQGLFWLLLLIIVVTAMVPHFAIKAFTEHFVPSDIQIGREIEKFEALNQVNRSEIPMRTFS